In a genomic window of Rhinoderma darwinii isolate aRhiDar2 chromosome 10, aRhiDar2.hap1, whole genome shotgun sequence:
- the LOC142662295 gene encoding uncharacterized protein LOC142662295, producing MRLLITLLGAICILPLAAFALECIQCIGKNSDSCVGPSVVCKNAKECMVISEYYYFEQNTCHTVKKDCNELYPCGKTLYATNQFDIGFRIHIECCKGDDCNTFNYNMPPENIELKGKYCPSCFGSGLKECKKKRMIRCENEKDKCHNYIGKLGDPAGNEMEMSVKSCSSAESCVLGFDFLIGFTEFLTVFFNCSESVENF from the exons ATGAGACTCCTCATCACTCTTCTTGGTGCCATCTGTATCCTACCATTAGCCG CATTTGCCTTGGAGTGTATACAGTGTATTGGGAAAAACAGTGATTCTTGTGTCGGACCTTCTGTAGTTTGCAAAAATGCTAAAGAATGCATGGTAATATCTGAATATTATTACTTTG AGCAAAATACATGTCACACCGTTAAGAAGGACTGCAATGAGCTGTACCCTTGTGGGAAGACGCTGTATGCAACTAATCAGTTCGATATAGGCTTTAGAATACACATAGAGTGCTGTAAAGGTGACGACTGCAACACATTTAACTATAATA TGCCTCCTGAGAACATTGAACTAAAAGGGAAGTATTGTCCGTCCTGTTTCGGAAGCGGCTtaaaagaatgtaaaaaaaaacggatgatcagatgtgaaaatgaaaaagatAAATGCCATAATTATATTGGGAAATTAGGAGACCCAG CTGGCAATGAAATGGAAATGAGCGTAAAATCTTGTTCCTCTGCAGAGAGCTGTGTGCTTGGATTTGATTTCTTGATTGGGTTCACAGAATTtttgactgttttttttaattgcagtGAATCAGTTGAAAACTTTTAA